In a genomic window of Burkholderiales bacterium:
- the purM gene encoding phosphoribosylformylglycinamidine cyclo-ligase yields the protein MNPSSSLTYRDAGVDIDAGDALVEAIKPYAKRTMRPGVLAGIGGFGALFEIPKGYSEPVLVSGTDGVGTKLKLAFELDRHDTIGIDLVAMSVNDILTLGAEPLYFLDYYACGKLDVATASEVVKGIAAGCERAGCALIGGETAEMPGMYTPGEYDLAGFAVGVVEKSRIVDGSKIAPGDVVLGLASDGAHSNGYSLIRKIVDKSGGIAQSIPADGGAQPLADLALAPTRIYVKPVLALMKDVTVKGMAHITGGGITENVPRVLADDLTARIERNAWTMPPLFQWLQRQGNVAEDEMLRVFNCGIGMVLVVDAADADRAMRFLTDQGERVWRIGRIDRRSSDEPQTIVA from the coding sequence ATGAATCCCTCCTCCTCTCTCACCTACCGCGACGCGGGCGTCGACATCGACGCGGGTGACGCGCTCGTCGAAGCGATCAAGCCTTACGCCAAGCGCACGATGCGTCCCGGCGTGCTCGCCGGCATCGGCGGCTTCGGCGCGCTGTTCGAGATTCCCAAGGGCTACAGCGAGCCGGTGCTCGTCTCGGGCACCGACGGCGTCGGCACCAAGCTCAAGCTCGCGTTCGAGCTCGATCGTCACGACACGATCGGCATCGACCTCGTCGCCATGAGCGTGAACGACATCCTCACCCTCGGCGCCGAGCCGCTGTACTTCCTCGATTACTACGCGTGCGGCAAGCTCGACGTCGCGACCGCGAGCGAAGTCGTCAAAGGCATCGCGGCCGGCTGCGAGCGTGCGGGCTGCGCGCTGATCGGCGGCGAGACCGCCGAGATGCCGGGGATGTACACGCCGGGCGAATACGACCTTGCGGGCTTCGCGGTCGGCGTGGTCGAGAAATCGCGCATCGTCGACGGCTCGAAGATCGCGCCGGGCGACGTCGTGCTCGGGCTGGCGAGCGACGGTGCGCATTCGAACGGGTATTCGCTGATCCGCAAGATCGTCGACAAGAGCGGCGGCATCGCGCAGAGCATTCCCGCCGACGGCGGCGCGCAGCCGCTCGCCGATCTCGCGCTCGCGCCGACGCGCATCTACGTCAAACCCGTGCTCGCGCTGATGAAGGACGTGACGGTCAAAGGCATGGCGCACATCACCGGCGGCGGCATCACGGAAAACGTGCCGCGCGTGCTCGCCGACGATCTCACCGCGCGCATCGAGCGCAATGCGTGGACGATGCCGCCGCTCTTCCAGTGGCTGCAGCGCCAGGGCAACGTCGCGGAGGACGAGATGCTGCGCGTCTTCAACTGCGGCATCGGCATGGTGCTCGTGGTCGACGCCGCCGATGCCGACCGTGCGATGCGCTTTCTGACCGATCAGGGTGAGCGCGTGTGGCGCATCGGCCGCATCGACCGGCGCAGCAGCGACGAACCGCAGACGATCGTCGCTTGA
- the purN gene encoding phosphoribosylglycinamide formyltransferase, whose protein sequence is MKRIVVLISGRGSNMQSLLEADLPASFEAVISNVPNAGGLAIAQRHGVATSVIDHTAYADREAFDAVLRTEIDRHQPDLVVLAGFMRVLTEATVKHYAGRMLNIHPSLLPAFPGLHTHRKALAAGLRIHGCTVHFVTPQLDHGPIVVQAAVPVLDGDTEAGLAARVLAQEHRIYVQAVRWFCEDRLSIADGKVHIAAVAEAAGALLSPPPDALKR, encoded by the coding sequence GTGAAGCGCATCGTCGTCCTGATCTCCGGCCGCGGCAGCAACATGCAATCGCTGCTCGAAGCCGACCTGCCCGCGAGCTTCGAGGCGGTGATCAGCAACGTGCCGAATGCCGGCGGGCTTGCGATCGCGCAGCGCCACGGCGTGGCGACCTCGGTGATCGATCACACCGCGTACGCCGACCGCGAAGCCTTCGACGCGGTGCTGCGGACCGAGATCGACCGCCACCAGCCCGATCTCGTCGTGCTCGCGGGTTTCATGCGCGTGCTGACCGAGGCCACGGTGAAGCACTACGCGGGGCGCATGCTCAACATCCACCCCTCGCTGCTGCCCGCCTTTCCCGGCCTGCACACGCACCGCAAGGCGCTCGCGGCCGGCCTGCGCATCCACGGCTGCACCGTGCATTTCGTGACGCCTCAGCTCGACCACGGCCCCATCGTCGTACAGGCGGCGGTGCCGGTGCTCGACGGCGACACCGAAGCGGGCCTCGCCGCGCGGGTGCTCGCGCAGGAGCATCGCATCTACGTCCAGGCGGTGCGCTGGTTCTGCGAGGACCGGTTGAGCATCGCGGACGGCAAAGTACATATCGCAGCGGTTGCAGAGGCGGCCGGCGCGCTGCTGAGTCCTCCGCCCGACGCCCTAAAGCGTTGA
- a CDS encoding DUF3108 domain-containing protein, which produces MKSRIRYLALLAVLCVAAASAQAAPRSVRATYSATMNGLPIGTISEHFESDGSTYKIVSDTKPQGLAALIQRQPLRFTSAGALTTQGLKPSQFDGRRSAGEAPQVSAEFDWGEKQVTLKHQGKIESFPLPPGTQDRLSVMYQFMFLAPERIRQLDFPMTNGRKIDRYRYRATDDVEIDTGVGRLKTVHLVKQREPGDTVTEVWISPRHQNLPVKMLIVEKDGVRFEQLIQSVEVRD; this is translated from the coding sequence ATGAAATCTCGCATTCGATACCTCGCGCTTCTCGCCGTCCTTTGCGTCGCCGCGGCGAGCGCTCAAGCTGCGCCGCGCTCGGTGCGCGCGACCTACAGCGCCACGATGAACGGCCTGCCGATCGGGACCATCAGCGAGCATTTCGAATCCGACGGCAGCACCTACAAGATCGTCAGCGACACCAAGCCGCAGGGGCTCGCGGCGCTGATCCAGCGCCAGCCGCTGCGCTTCACGAGCGCGGGTGCGCTCACCACGCAAGGCCTGAAGCCGTCGCAATTCGACGGACGGCGCAGCGCCGGCGAAGCGCCGCAGGTCTCCGCCGAGTTCGACTGGGGGGAGAAGCAGGTCACGCTCAAGCACCAGGGCAAGATCGAATCGTTCCCGCTGCCGCCCGGCACGCAGGACCGGCTGTCGGTCATGTACCAGTTCATGTTCCTCGCGCCCGAGCGCATCCGGCAGCTCGATTTCCCGATGACCAACGGGCGCAAGATCGACCGTTACCGCTATCGCGCGACCGACGACGTGGAGATCGATACCGGCGTGGGCCGCCTGAAGACGGTGCATCTGGTAAAACAGCGGGAGCCGGGCGACACCGTCACCGAGGTGTGGATCTCGCCCCGGCACCAGAACCTGCCGGTCAAAATGCTGATCGTCGAAAAAGACGGCGTGCGCTTCGAACAACTGATCCAGAGCGTGGAGGTCCGCGATTAA
- a CDS encoding DUF3108 domain-containing protein: protein MALAAGLSGVAHALVAGYAHFELPEAPADRIPLAVRIAEAPPRAPPSVAPPKPKRRARPDVQVAAAVAMPSPIPAAIGDPEDPVVEDAPAVESAEAPQREPVVVAEAPKPGPEAAPEPAAPVRKLPRRGRITYDMLYGRDGFPAGRTVQTWEADQGRYRLASHSETIGIVDLIRSQYRTYSSRGAVTREGLKPESFKMVRNRGRGRANEEASAQFDWKQATLTLGRTAEQRQVKLPPKSQDLLSFIFQLSLDPPAPGRLSQVVTTGSRIEVYELDVLGEEVIDTPLGMMRALPIKQVRKGNEESIELWLALEYRYLPVKLRFFDKQGEPQGEQVVADIRLIEN, encoded by the coding sequence TTGGCGCTCGCGGCCGGCCTGTCCGGCGTCGCGCACGCGCTGGTGGCCGGCTACGCGCACTTCGAGCTCCCCGAAGCCCCGGCGGACCGGATACCGCTGGCCGTGCGGATTGCCGAAGCGCCCCCGCGCGCTCCCCCATCCGTCGCGCCCCCGAAGCCCAAGCGCCGCGCTCGGCCCGACGTGCAAGTCGCCGCCGCGGTAGCCATGCCGTCGCCGATTCCGGCCGCGATCGGCGATCCTGAAGACCCGGTCGTGGAGGACGCGCCGGCGGTCGAAAGCGCCGAAGCGCCGCAGCGCGAGCCCGTGGTCGTCGCCGAGGCGCCGAAGCCCGGGCCCGAAGCCGCGCCCGAGCCCGCCGCGCCGGTGCGCAAGCTCCCGCGCAGGGGCCGCATCACGTACGACATGCTCTACGGCCGCGACGGCTTCCCGGCCGGACGCACGGTGCAGACGTGGGAAGCGGACCAGGGCCGCTATCGGCTCGCGAGCCATTCGGAGACGATCGGCATCGTCGACCTGATCCGCTCGCAGTACCGCACCTATTCGAGCCGCGGCGCGGTCACGCGCGAAGGGCTGAAGCCCGAGTCCTTCAAGATGGTGCGCAACCGCGGGCGCGGCCGTGCGAACGAGGAAGCGAGCGCGCAGTTCGACTGGAAACAGGCGACTCTCACGCTGGGCCGCACGGCCGAGCAGCGGCAGGTGAAGCTGCCGCCGAAGAGTCAGGACCTGCTGTCGTTCATCTTCCAGCTCTCGCTCGACCCGCCCGCGCCGGGGCGGCTCTCGCAGGTCGTCACCACCGGCTCGCGCATCGAGGTGTACGAGCTCGACGTGCTGGGCGAGGAAGTCATCGACACACCGCTCGGCATGATGCGCGCGCTCCCGATCAAACAGGTGCGCAAAGGCAACGAGGAATCGATCGAGCTGTGGCTCGCGCTCGAATACCGCTACCTGCCGGTGAAGCTGCGCTTCTTCGACAAGCAGGGCGAGCCGCAGGGCGAGCAGGTCGTCGCGGATATTCGGCTGATCGAAAACTGA
- a CDS encoding RsmB/NOP family class I SAM-dependent RNA methyltransferase: MQRKLLDAATEALGRVLKFEQPADAVLSAWFREHHALGPHDRAFVAEGVFGVLRHKRTLERVVGTPTARRLLLGWVARHSGMTAKVKPLVKPAEAEALETYAAAAPELTPAERAELPDWVFERVGADLGEAGALALGASLQEPAPLDLRVNTLKADRHDVLKSLRGKGIPAEPTPYSPAGVRIFGKPAINRDPLFTEGALEVQDEGSQLVGYLLAPTRHDLVVDFCAGAGGKSLMLGAMMRSQGRLYAFDVSAARLARLKPRLKRSGLSNVHPHQIANEHDPKVKRLGGKIDRVLVDAPCTGLGTLRRNPDLKWRQSPQTVVEMRAKQAAILRAAASLVKPGGRLVYATCSVLTEENEAIVASFLDETPGFGIVKCSDLLKHHGIDIDVGQTLRLWPHIHGTDGFFAAALERAR, translated from the coding sequence ATGCAACGAAAACTCCTCGACGCAGCCACCGAGGCCCTGGGCCGCGTCCTCAAGTTCGAGCAGCCCGCAGACGCCGTACTGAGCGCCTGGTTCCGCGAGCATCACGCGCTCGGCCCGCATGACCGCGCATTCGTCGCCGAAGGCGTGTTCGGCGTGCTGCGCCACAAGCGTACGCTCGAGCGTGTGGTCGGCACGCCGACCGCTCGCCGGCTGCTCCTCGGCTGGGTCGCCCGCCATTCGGGCATGACCGCCAAGGTGAAGCCGCTGGTGAAGCCGGCGGAAGCCGAAGCGCTCGAAACCTATGCCGCTGCGGCACCCGAGCTCACCCCCGCCGAGCGCGCGGAGCTGCCGGACTGGGTGTTCGAGCGGGTGGGAGCCGACCTGGGCGAAGCCGGTGCGCTTGCGCTCGGCGCCAGCCTGCAGGAGCCGGCGCCGCTCGACCTGCGGGTGAACACCCTCAAGGCCGACCGTCACGACGTCCTCAAGTCCTTGCGCGGCAAAGGTATTCCGGCCGAGCCGACGCCCTACTCACCGGCCGGCGTCCGGATTTTCGGCAAGCCCGCCATCAACCGCGACCCGCTCTTCACCGAGGGCGCGCTCGAGGTCCAGGACGAAGGCAGCCAGCTCGTCGGCTATCTCCTCGCGCCGACGCGGCACGATCTCGTGGTCGATTTCTGCGCGGGGGCCGGCGGCAAGTCGCTGATGCTCGGCGCGATGATGCGTTCCCAGGGACGGCTGTACGCGTTCGACGTTTCGGCTGCCCGGCTGGCGAGGCTCAAGCCGCGGCTCAAGCGCTCGGGTCTTTCCAACGTCCATCCGCACCAGATCGCCAACGAGCACGATCCCAAGGTGAAGCGGCTCGGCGGTAAGATCGACCGGGTGCTCGTCGACGCGCCGTGCACCGGCCTCGGCACGCTGCGCCGCAATCCCGACCTCAAATGGCGGCAATCGCCGCAAACGGTCGTCGAAATGCGCGCCAAACAGGCGGCGATCCTCAGGGCGGCGGCGTCGCTGGTGAAACCCGGCGGGCGGCTGGTCTACGCCACGTGCAGCGTGCTAACCGAGGAAAACGAGGCGATCGTCGCGTCTTTTCTGGACGAGACGCCAGGGTTCGGGATCGTAAAATGCAGCGATCTCCTGAAGCACCACGGCATCGACATCGACGTGGGGCAGACCTTGCGGCTGTGGCCGCACATCCACGGCACGGACGGCTTTTTCGCGGCGGCGCTGGAACGCGCCCGCTAG
- a CDS encoding fatty acid desaturase — MFTGVWDLPWWGYVVYTLVLTHITIAGVTIYLHRHQAHRALDLHPLPSHFFRFWLWFTTGMITKEWAAIHRKHHAKCETADDPHSPQIYGIKKVLWEGAELYRKEALNKETMDRYGHGTPDDWIERNLYSRYNVLGISILLVLNFVLFGFIGITIWAVQMVWIPLLAAGVINGIGHYWGYRNFQPSDTSRNILPWGILIGGEELHNNHHAYGTSAKLSNAWYEFDIGWLYICMLKSLGLAEVKKIAPKLKLAPAKPQCDHETLQAIVTHRYEVITKYAKSVRKTCAAEIATLRATKVTIEWSRLKRWLHIDTNALPAPEREQRDQIIRASSKLATVYTMRDELAALWQRSAASKEELVHKLEDWCKRAEASGIEALSTFSRRLRCYA, encoded by the coding sequence ATGTTTACAGGGGTCTGGGATTTACCGTGGTGGGGCTACGTCGTTTACACGCTCGTCCTCACGCACATCACGATCGCCGGGGTCACGATCTATCTGCATCGTCACCAGGCGCACCGTGCGCTGGACCTGCATCCGCTCCCTAGCCACTTCTTCCGCTTCTGGCTGTGGTTCACCACCGGCATGATCACCAAGGAGTGGGCGGCGATCCATCGCAAGCACCACGCCAAGTGCGAGACCGCTGACGATCCGCACAGCCCGCAGATCTACGGCATCAAGAAAGTGCTGTGGGAAGGCGCCGAGCTCTATCGCAAGGAAGCCCTGAACAAGGAGACGATGGACCGCTACGGGCACGGCACGCCCGATGACTGGATCGAGCGCAATCTCTACAGCCGCTACAACGTCCTCGGCATCTCGATCCTGCTCGTGCTGAACTTCGTGCTGTTCGGCTTCATCGGCATCACGATCTGGGCGGTGCAGATGGTCTGGATCCCGCTCCTCGCCGCGGGAGTGATCAACGGCATCGGCCACTACTGGGGCTATCGCAACTTCCAGCCTTCGGACACCAGCCGCAACATCCTGCCGTGGGGCATCCTCATCGGCGGCGAAGAGCTGCACAACAACCATCACGCGTACGGCACGTCGGCGAAGCTGTCGAACGCGTGGTACGAGTTCGACATCGGCTGGCTGTACATCTGCATGCTGAAGTCGCTCGGACTGGCGGAAGTGAAGAAGATCGCGCCCAAGCTCAAGCTCGCGCCGGCGAAGCCGCAGTGCGATCACGAGACGCTGCAGGCAATCGTCACGCACCGCTACGAAGTCATCACCAAGTACGCGAAGTCGGTGCGCAAGACGTGCGCCGCGGAGATCGCCACGCTGCGCGCGACCAAGGTCACCATCGAGTGGTCGCGCCTGAAGCGCTGGCTGCACATCGACACCAACGCCCTTCCCGCGCCGGAGCGCGAGCAGCGCGACCAGATCATCCGGGCGAGCAGCAAGCTCGCGACGGTCTACACGATGCGCGACGAGCTCGCGGCGCTGTGGCAGCGTTCCGCCGCGTCGAAGGAGGAG